A single window of Salvia splendens isolate huo1 chromosome 8, SspV2, whole genome shotgun sequence DNA harbors:
- the LOC121743862 gene encoding ATP synthase subunit d, mitochondrial → MSGAGKKVADVAFKAGKAIDWDGMAKLLVSEEARREFGTLRRAFDEVNTQLQTKFSQEPEPVDWEYYRKGIGSRLVDMYKQAYDEVQIPKYVDNVTPQYKPKFDALLVELKEAEQLSLKESERLEKEVAEVQDLKKRLSTMTADEYFEKHPELKKKFDDEIRNDYWGY, encoded by the exons ATGAgtggagcggggaagaaggttGCCGACGTCGCCTTCAAGGCCGGGAAGGCTATCGATTGGGATGGTATGGCGAAGCTGCTGGTCTCCGAGGAGGCTCGCCGCGAATTCGGCACTCTCCGCCGCGCATTCGACGAGGTCAACACCCAGCTCCAGACCAAATTCAGCCAG GAACCAGAGCCTGTTGACTGGGAGTACTACAGAAAGGGGATTGGATCTCGTTTGGTCGATATGTACAAGCAAGCCTATGATG AAGTTCAAATTCCGAAGTATGTCGACAATGTCACACCTCAGTACAAACCTAAGTTCGATGCTCTG TTGGTAGAATTGAAAGAAGCTGAGCAGTTGTCGCTGAAGGAATCTGAAAGATTAGAAAAAGAAGTTGCAGAAGTCCAAGATTTGAAG AAACGTCTTAGCACCATGACAGCGGACGAATACTTTGAAAAGCATCCCGAactcaagaagaagtttgatgATGAGATTCGGAACGACTACTGGGGATATTAG
- the LOC121746216 gene encoding adenylate kinase isoenzyme 6 homolog, with protein MAQNGGARTKRESPNILITGTPGTGKTTTSAALAEAANLRHINVGDLVKEKSLHDGWDDEFECYLLNEDLVCDELEDVMEQGGNIVDHHGCDFFPERWFDRVVVLQTDNSVLYDRLAKRGYTGKKLSNNVECEIFQVLLEEAKDSYSEDIVVALRSDCVEDIDRNVSTITDWVRNWSSLP; from the exons ATGGCCCAGAATGGCGGCGCTAGGACGAAACGAGAGAGCCCAAACATACTCATAACTGGCACGCCGGGGACGGGCAAAACGACGACGTCGGCGGCCCTCGCGGAGGCTGCCAATCTCCGCCACATCAACGTAGGTGATTTGGTCAAGGAGAAGAGTCTCCACGACGGCTGGGACGACGAGTTCGAATGCTATCTCCTCAACGAAGACCTC GTATGCGATGAACTTGAAGATGTGATGGAACAAGGTGGAAACATTGTAGATCACCATGGTTGCGACTTCTTTCCTGAACGTTGGTTTGATCGCGTAGTGGTACTTCAAACTGATAATTCCGTGTTGTATGACCGGCTAGCTAAGAG GGGCTATACAGGAAAAAAACTGTCAAACAACGTTGAGTGCGAGATATTTCAGGTTCTGTTGGAGGAGGCCAAAGACAGCTACTCAGAAGATATTGTGGTGGCACTTAGGAGCGATTGCGTCGAAGATATAGATAGAAATGTTTCAACTATAACCGATTGGGTAAGAAATTGGAGCTCCTTACCTTGA